From the Halorhabdus utahensis DSM 12940 genome, one window contains:
- a CDS encoding DUF7521 family protein: MESSVAIVTVAEVIVLGCTGILTYLAYQAYRRTGSPSLRTLTLGLGLVATSTLAGGLLYQLGFIEFDVCIGVESSLTAVGFLVVLYALYVGDTGGGVTP, translated from the coding sequence ATGGAAAGCAGCGTGGCTATCGTGACCGTGGCCGAGGTGATCGTCCTGGGATGTACCGGCATCCTCACGTATCTCGCCTATCAGGCCTATCGACGCACCGGCTCTCCCTCCCTGCGGACGCTCACGCTCGGCCTTGGACTCGTCGCGACGAGCACACTTGCCGGGGGACTCCTGTATCAACTCGGTTTTATCGAGTTCGACGTCTGTATCGGCGTCGAGAGTAGCCTCACCGCGGTCGGTTTTCTCGTCGTCCTCTACGCGCTGTACGTCGGGGACACAGGCGGCGGTGTCACTCCCTGA
- a CDS encoding halocyanin domain-containing protein, with protein sequence MVQRRAVLAAIGGIAGGSLAGCSGDEPAESTESDYPEYTDVPDDVKEYLSNTSNFDGTGVDRTDAEEVSVTVGARGNGSYWAFDPAVVAVSPGTTVVWEWTGRGSTHNVASPDGREPLYSGPAVTSSSETYAYTFEESGAYQYVCEPHEIQGMKGAVIVV encoded by the coding sequence ATGGTACAACGACGGGCAGTACTCGCTGCTATCGGTGGCATTGCTGGTGGATCACTGGCCGGTTGCTCGGGCGACGAACCGGCCGAATCAACCGAGAGTGACTATCCCGAGTACACTGACGTTCCGGACGACGTCAAAGAGTATCTCTCGAACACGAGCAACTTCGACGGGACCGGCGTGGATCGAACTGACGCGGAGGAAGTCTCCGTCACCGTCGGTGCCCGCGGGAACGGGAGCTACTGGGCGTTCGATCCCGCTGTCGTCGCGGTCAGCCCCGGCACGACGGTCGTCTGGGAGTGGACGGGACGCGGCAGTACGCACAACGTGGCCTCACCTGACGGCCGTGAACCGCTGTACAGCGGCCCGGCAGTGACCAGCAGTAGCGAGACCTACGCCTACACCTTCGAGGAGTCAGGGGCCTATCAGTACGTCTGTGAGCCCCACGAGATCCAGGGGATGAAAGGCGCGGTGATCGTCGTCTGA
- a CDS encoding aminopeptidase has product MDDRIHEHAAVLVDWSARIESGDDVVLSVDEGAHDLAVAVAEKLGDRGANLVNVYRSDEIQRAYLQAHDDDFDDDPEYERTLYENADSVLVLKGTRNTAGMADVPDDRQQAFARAREEVREARLATDWVSTLHPTRALAQGAGMAFEEYREFVYDATLRDWESLSEEMDRLKTILDQGDEVHIDAPGTDLTLSIAGRTAVNSAASVAYDSHNLPSGEVFTAPADAEGEVTFDVPMTVRGNTLRDVHLVFEDGDVVEHAAAAGEETLAALLETDAGARRLGELGVGMNRGIDRYTDNILFDEKMAETVHLALGRAYDACLPEGESGNDSAIHVDLIADTSEDATLSVDGEVIQRDGVFRWEDGF; this is encoded by the coding sequence ATGGACGATCGCATCCACGAACACGCCGCAGTGCTGGTCGACTGGAGCGCACGGATCGAGTCGGGTGACGACGTCGTTCTCTCCGTGGACGAGGGCGCACACGATCTCGCTGTCGCGGTCGCCGAAAAGCTGGGTGACCGGGGCGCGAACCTCGTGAACGTCTATCGCTCTGACGAGATTCAGCGTGCATATCTCCAAGCGCACGACGACGATTTTGACGACGATCCTGAGTACGAACGCACACTCTACGAGAACGCCGACAGCGTCCTCGTGCTGAAGGGTACACGCAACACCGCTGGAATGGCCGACGTCCCCGACGACCGCCAGCAGGCGTTTGCCCGCGCCAGAGAAGAGGTCCGGGAAGCGCGCCTGGCGACCGACTGGGTCTCGACGCTGCATCCGACCCGCGCACTCGCCCAGGGGGCCGGGATGGCGTTCGAGGAGTACCGCGAGTTCGTCTACGACGCCACGCTCCGGGACTGGGAATCCCTCTCCGAAGAGATGGATCGACTCAAGACGATTCTCGACCAGGGCGACGAGGTCCACATCGACGCCCCTGGCACCGATCTCACGCTCTCGATCGCGGGGCGGACGGCAGTCAACAGCGCCGCGTCGGTGGCCTACGACTCCCATAACCTCCCCAGCGGCGAGGTCTTCACCGCGCCCGCCGACGCCGAGGGCGAGGTCACTTTCGACGTGCCGATGACGGTCCGGGGCAACACCCTGCGGGACGTCCACCTCGTCTTCGAGGACGGCGACGTCGTCGAGCACGCGGCCGCGGCCGGCGAGGAGACGCTGGCAGCGCTACTGGAGACCGACGCTGGCGCTCGTCGGCTCGGCGAGCTCGGCGTCGGCATGAATCGCGGCATCGACCGCTACACGGACAATATCCTCTTCGACGAGAAGATGGCCGAGACCGTCCACCTGGCGCTGGGCCGGGCCTACGACGCCTGTCTGCCCGAGGGCGAATCCGGCAACGACAGCGCGATCCACGTCGACCTGATCGCCGACACGAGCGAGGACGCGACGCTGTCGGTCGACGGCGAAGTGATCCAGCGGGACGGCGTCTTCCGGTGGGAAGACGGCTTCTAG
- a CDS encoding type II toxin-antitoxin system RelE family toxin yields MPSSDDWTWAFTSQAADQFENLDAHVQDRIVSKLDEVVGSEWRDPDDFLEPLTGGPFSKLRVGQYRLACVLDRESSVLEVHRIEHRSGAYTADD; encoded by the coding sequence ATGCCGAGTAGTGACGACTGGACCTGGGCGTTCACATCCCAAGCCGCAGATCAGTTTGAAAATCTCGATGCACACGTGCAGGATCGAATCGTCTCGAAACTCGACGAAGTCGTCGGCTCGGAATGGCGCGATCCCGACGACTTTCTCGAACCACTGACCGGCGGGCCGTTCTCGAAACTCCGCGTCGGCCAGTACCGTCTCGCCTGTGTCCTCGATAGGGAATCGTCAGTCCTCGAAGTCCATCGGATCGAACATCGAAGCGGCGCGTACACCGCCGACGACTAG
- a CDS encoding ribbon-helix-helix domain-containing protein, with translation MSNASAAAGDDEPETVQINLRLSEAFLEDIDATWTEEGFNSRSEFLRYAARDAVKHPAFSREGWKQIAASEHELRSGEAELVSRDEVRAMMDRDDDAE, from the coding sequence ATGTCAAACGCGAGCGCCGCGGCCGGCGACGACGAACCGGAGACAGTACAGATCAACCTCCGGCTCAGCGAGGCGTTTCTCGAGGACATCGACGCGACCTGGACGGAGGAGGGGTTCAACTCCCGCAGCGAGTTTCTCCGGTACGCCGCTCGCGACGCGGTGAAACACCCGGCGTTCTCCCGTGAGGGGTGGAAACAGATCGCGGCGAGCGAACACGAGTTGCGGTCGGGCGAGGCGGAACTCGTCTCCCGTGACGAGGTGCGTGCGATGATGGACCGGGACGACGATGCCGAGTAG